The following are encoded in a window of Vigna unguiculata cultivar IT97K-499-35 chromosome 8, ASM411807v1, whole genome shotgun sequence genomic DNA:
- the LOC114194408 gene encoding uncharacterized protein LOC114194408: protein MLGRSAFSRTGTFRPENLGQNAMAMIGNVCFSFFVIGVLVFTIMAANYEPEDPLFHPSTKITTFLTSKSNATFKSDNSVVRTGEDFMAAPETVFGSIINSTDVDNLVSADTADGGDAASVSQCDVSGPIDCKDPEVFHLMMRATIDKFQDIHFYRFGKPVAGSNDSTCDMAWRFRPKEGKAAAFYKDYRRFVIDRSENCTLSIVSIGEYHTGVNARKRKKHLKGGLEKTPSNLELASALPVVGEFVNDSLPVVESESSFSHGKYLIYEGGGDRCKSMNHYLWSFLCALGEAQYLNRTLIMDLSICLSSIYTSSGLDEEGKDFRFYFDFEHLREAASVLDKKQFWEDWNKWQNKDGMSLNLVEDFRVTPMKLRDVKDTLIMRKFGSVEPDNYWYRVCEGETESVVQRPWHLLWKSRRLMDIVSAIASKMNWDYDSVHVVRGEKARNKELWPNLDAHTSPDALLSTLGDKIEEGRNLYIATNEPDKSFFDPLKDKYTTHFLDEYKELWDETSEWYSETTKLNNGVGVEFDGYMRVSLDTEVFLRGKKQLETFNDLTSDCKDGINTCNVAAN from the coding sequence ATGCTGGGTCGGTCTGCATTTTCTAGAACCGGGACTTTCCGGCCTGAGAATTTAGGTCAGAATGCCATGGCCATGATTGGGAACGTTtgcttctcattttttgttattgGTGTTTTGGTGTTCACGATTATGGCTGCCAATTATGAACCTGAGGATCCCTTGTTTCACCCTTCCACCAAGATCACCACATTCCTCACTTCCAAATCCAATGCCACTTTTAAGTCTGATAACTCTGTTGTTAGAACAGGGGAGGATTTCATGGCCGCTCCTGAAACAGTTTTTGGCTCCATTATCAACTCAACCGATGTTGATAACTTGGTTAGTGCCGATACTGCTGATGGCGGCGATGCTGCCTCAGTTTCTCAGTGTGATGTGAGTGGCCCTATTGATTGTAAGGACCCTGAGGTGTTTCATTTGATGATGAGGGCGACCATTGACAAGTTTCAGGATATCCATTTTTACCGATTTGGGAAGCCAGTTGCGGGTTCCAATGACAGCACTTGCGATATGGCTTGGCGGTTTAGGCCTAAGGAAGGGAAAGCTGCTGCTTTTTATAAGgactataggaggtttgtgatTGATAGGTCTGAGAATTGTACACTTAGTATTGTTAGCATTGGGGAGTACCATACTGGTGTAAATGCCAGGAAGAGGAAGAAGCATCTGAAAGGTGGGCTAGAGAAGACGCCATCGAATCTGGAGCTGGCCAGCGCATTACCAGTGGTTGGAGAGTTTGTTAATGACAGTCTCCCTGTGGTAGAATCTGAAAGTTCATTTAGTCATGGTAAATACTTGATTTATGAAGGTGGTGGAGACAGGTGTAAGAGCATGAATCATTACTTGTGGAGTTTCTTGTGCGCTCTTGGGGAAGCTCAGTACCTGAACCGAACGTTGATAATGGATTTGAGCATATGTCTGTCTTCCATTTACACATCATCAGGGCTGGATGAGGAGGGCAAAGATTTCAGGTTCTACTTTGATTTTGAGCATTTAAGGGAGGCGGCATCTGTGTTGGACAAGAAGCAGTTTTGGGAAGATTGGAACAAGTGGCAAAATAAAGATGGGATGAGTCTTAATCTTGTGGAAGATTTTAGGGTTACACCTATGAAGCTTAGGGATGTGAAGGATACCTTGATCATGAGGAAGTTTGGATCTGTGGAGCCAGATAACTACTGGTATAGAGTGTGTGAAGGAGAGACAGAATCCGTAGTTCAAAGGCCGTGGCATTTGTTATGGAAATCGAGGAGGTTGATGGATATAGTGTCTGCAATTGCTTCAAAGATGAATTGGGACTACGATTCTGTTCATGTTGTGAGAGGGGAAAAAGCAAGGAACAAGGAGCTGTGGCCTAATCTTGATGCACATACTTCTCCTGATGCACTTCTTTCAACCTTGGGTGACAAGATTGAGGAAGGAAGGAACCTCTACATAGCAACAAATGAACCTGATAAATCTTTCTTCGACCCTCTGAAAGACAAGTATACCACTCATTTTCTTGACGAGTATAAAGAACTTTGGGATGAAACTAGTGAGTGGTACTCTGAGACAACAAAACTCAATAACGGGGTTGGAGTTGAATTCGATGGTTACATGAGAGTGTCACTTGATACAGAAGTGTTCTTGAGAGGTAAAAAGCAGCTTGAAACTTTCAATGATTTGACCAGTGATTGCAAGGATGGCATTAATACCTGTAATGTTGCAGCAAACTAA